The Tripterygium wilfordii isolate XIE 37 chromosome 18, ASM1340144v1, whole genome shotgun sequence nucleotide sequence ACTGTAAGGATGTCCTGTGCAGTCGTTTTGTGAACAAGCATATGCTTCAGCATTTTCAGCAAACTGGCCATTGTTTAGCACTTAGCTATAGGTACATGATTCTTCTTGgttctttttcattaattttaagttttttctTAGTGACATTTTTGTTCTGTTATCCCCTTATTTCCCTGCCATTATTTGTATTTCCTTTTGAAAGCAGTGACCTCTCAGTTTGGTGTTTTTCCTGCGATTCGTATTTGGATGCACAAGTGATTCTGAAATTGCGGCCAGTTTATGAGACTGCTTATGTTATCAAATTTGGAGTGGCACCACCATTTCGTTCAGTTGAAAACTCCAATGTCCAAGATGCTGGTGCCGAGGCTGGATCATCTGGCGGCTAAATTTCGTCCTAGGGCATATTACTTTTTCTCCCGGTTTCTCCAtccaaattttttatatttaggATAGGGTTTTACTCTGAACGGGATGTAGCATACCTAGAATATATAAACAGGTTTTCTCGTGTcaaataaaatttgattttaCAACAGTGGATTTGTTGTTACGAGTTGATACGTGATTATGGAGCTGCATGCCGGCTGAAGGTTTAGGGCTAGTCGATCATACTTGGTCTTCTCTGTTTATCTAGCCACCTTTAATGGCAAGCTCGAATGAAGGTGGAGGCCTAGCCTTTTCTAAGCACGCGGTTAACTCATTATGAAATAAAATGgtgtccttttctttctttttcccgtTTAACATACTTATCAGTTACCAGCACTTTGTATTGTGATTTTATGATGCCTTACTCGGAGGTGTTACAGAATGCATGTAAATGCTTCTTTTTAAATGGTTTTAGTTCCATAATATTTTATGCAATTGACCAACATTGTTTCCTAGACCTATGAAATGCATCCTTTGCTAGGCTTATTTTGGGGGTAAATGCAACTTTTTGTACTgagatttttaaaatttcaaatcgGTTATTGAATGTTCAAATATTTCAACATAATAACCGGAATTTCAAAAATCTTGGGGTTTCTAAGTTGAAACGTTTGAATATTCGGTGATCgatttggaatttcaaaaatcttTGAGTGACGAAAAGTTGCATTAACtccttattttgttttataagtTGGCCTTTTTCATGGTGTTTGTCCTATTGTTTATGAAGAGTGGCCTGGTCTGTTGGTGATTATTGTTAAGCATGGtcacttttttttggttattgttGGCCAATTTTTGTGATTGGTAAATGGCAAGCTATGATTGTCAAAGGCCTAACCATTTCACTTTCCAGTTTTTCATATTCTCCCCAAAGGGTTCGTTCCGTTTGGAGAAGAGGataaaatttcataaattaTCAGATATTTGATGGTTTTTAAGAATTAGGATAAGACTTCGTAtggtataaaattattttttaatgaaattatgaaATGTTACATCTAGTTTAAAGAGCCTACTGTAAAATGAATGTATGTCTATTGGGTCAAACCACTATCAATCTTTGTTGtttctataattttattatttatttgctaTATATTATAAAATCTTTCAACATGAATGCATTACGGAATCCTTgttattataatttaaattgGTATGGTTTACAACACTAGAATAcatcaaaaaaataatgtacAAAGCATATAAAACAGTTGTAATCAAGATATTCAAGACAGTTATTCTAAAGTGTTCAATCACCAAAGCTTGTAGTAGTCCCTTGCAGATCACAGGCACGATGCTCACAGTCCATCTTGCCCCACCTTGCATCAACTCTCTCACAGGGGACTACCAGTTTACCAAGGCTGTTAAAATCAACCATGTTagcaaaatcaaacaaaaatttacaGAGCTCGTTTACTAATACGGTTTGTCAAAACTTATGAGACTAGAGTTCAATTAGTACATTCAGATTTGAATAAACAGAAAAATCCTGATGGATTCTAGCCAGATCATATCAAAACCTAAAACAAAATACTTCAAACCATAAAACTTTGCTGTGACCAGTTGTTTTACGTTATATCAACATAGATGACCTCAAAATTTGCACTTGAAAAAATGTGTCGGGTAAATTCTCCACCATAATAATTTACTGTCCAAAGAAAAATCGATTTACATTTGCATAATACTGTAAAGCTACTGAAATTCGTTTTAAGCTGATGAGCCACTAAGTTATGATTATACGATGTTCGTCTTTCCACAAGTAGAGCTCATTAAGTGCAAGAAGCACCAAGGCTCCCTCACATATTAGAAAAGGCATAACTTAAAGCTACCTTCTGTTGACAACATTGTGCGCGTGACACAGCCACCGGGAGAACTCAGCATGAGAACCAGCCTGTACGGGATTTGCTCTGCCAAACATGTACCAAATGATATCCATCAATTAAAAGGCAACTTAAAATTCATTttccaccttttcttttttcctttactGATGAAATTCTAAAAGATAAATTGAGCCCAAAATTACATGCATCTCTTTTGCATTTTCGAGAAAAGCACAACTTTGCATAATAAAGTTTGAGCCAGGAAAACGAATACTAGCACTGTAATTATAATATCTGAAATTCTCATTCAAAGAAATATTTGCCACAATGCATAGCGTAGACTGTAAAGGCTTCCCAAAGTATGAACGTGAATTATCGAGCAGATGTACATGACGATAGCTGACTTTTAAGAATGCCTATCGCTGAATATCATTACCTTAGCCTAAATTTCTCAATGTAGTGTTTATTTAGTTACTTGTGGTTGCATATCTGAGTAGAAACACATGTCTCTTCCACCCACCTGATCTATGCTCGTATTATATGGAAAGCaaaacagagagagatggaAAAGAGTATGCAATTGTTTACATATATAGAGTGGGAGTGGAAACATACCTAAGAACTTCCTTGAAGTGATCTGCACACTCCTTGCAAGGATACATCCGAGTTAATATTGCCATCTAACATAAAAATGCAATCCTATTAGGCCTCATTGTCAATAAGGATAAACAGGGTATTGCTTCAATTAGAAACCCATCTTCTGGTCCAATCTCAACATGTTCTTTACCCCATTTCTTTACCAGCAATATGAATGCAGAAGCTACTTCATAAGTGAATTCAATTGTTAAGAGATATAGATAAATTAcagtaaaaactaaaaacttgAATCTAGAGTATCCATTTTCTTGGATAAGTACTTCAAAGACTATGATAATTCATGTCacaaatgtgttttgcttactTAGATAAGGGAAACGAGGGATAATATTTTTACTTGCAATGATCCTTGGTCTTGTTTTACACTCTGAATTAAGAATTTAAAGATTATGAGTTTCTTTGTATATTATTCCATGTGTTCCTGCAATCATACATAACTTCAATCAATCTCAACCTACAGCAATGTTAGATGAGCACCGATATATAAATTCAATCGGCATTCTTTAAAAATTCACCAAGCTAAATAGTCTGATGAGCCAGATCAGACAAAAATGACAATGAAGTGGCAAATAATTATTACACGTTAAGTACATAGTCATGCAGATGATGACTCAAACAGATTATTGGGTTTTTGttctaagaaaaagaaaaagatagaatCATTTCAGTCTGCTTAATAGTCGGTAACTCAGCTGCCCTAGTATTAAATTGAGTTGGATGGGtctttcaaat carries:
- the LOC119983837 gene encoding ubiquitin carboxyl-terminal hydrolase 14-like: MAKQAASSLPPLLELGFIEDLEGDLMEEGAESGWAEARTSCDHLASLSSDLFHIPTPDTLCNRCEHPRENWLCLHCKDVLCSRFVNKHMLQHFQQTGHCLALSYSDLSVWCFSCDSYLDAQVILKLRPVYETAYVIKFGVAPPFRSVENSNVQDAGAEAGSSGG